Proteins encoded by one window of Flagellimonas lutaonensis:
- a CDS encoding glutamate synthase subunit beta produces the protein MGKITGFMEFERQDEAYAPVEERIKHYKEFTKPLKAKELQNQGARCMDCGIPFCHSGCPLGNLIPDFNDAVFKGKWQKASEILHATNNFPEFTGRLCPAPCEEACVLGINEDPVSIENIEKNIVETAFKNGWIKPKTPVTRTGKKIAIVGSGPAGLAAAQQLNRAGHTVTVFERDEKIGGLLRYGIPDFKMEKRVIDRRLKVMEKEGVQFKTRKHVGVDIKADELKSQFDAVLLCGGATVRRELPISGADLKGVVQAMDFLPQNNRRVDNIKDLGEEILATDKNVIVIGGGDTGSDCIGTSIRQGAKSVINFEIMPQAPTKRPENQPWPFWPMRLRTSSSHKEGAERIFSISTKKFVGDDDGNLRGLVTTEVEWITKPGERPILKEVPGTEKEWKCELALLALGFTGSETTIADQLGLKMDARTNIEASTKDFKTNVDGVFVAGDQRKGQSLIVWAIAEGREAAHHVDAYLMGTSKLPLKGDGDLPRL, from the coding sequence ATGGGAAAGATTACCGGATTTATGGAATTCGAGCGACAAGATGAAGCGTATGCCCCTGTCGAAGAGCGTATAAAGCATTACAAAGAATTTACCAAACCCCTTAAGGCGAAAGAACTGCAGAACCAAGGCGCGAGGTGTATGGACTGTGGAATTCCCTTCTGCCACAGTGGATGCCCTTTGGGAAATCTTATTCCAGATTTCAACGATGCTGTCTTCAAGGGCAAATGGCAAAAAGCATCTGAAATTCTTCATGCAACGAACAATTTCCCGGAGTTCACAGGTAGATTGTGTCCGGCGCCCTGTGAGGAAGCCTGTGTTCTGGGCATCAACGAAGACCCGGTATCCATCGAAAATATTGAAAAAAATATTGTCGAAACCGCCTTTAAGAATGGATGGATAAAGCCTAAGACGCCAGTGACCAGAACAGGAAAAAAAATCGCCATTGTGGGCTCGGGCCCTGCAGGTCTGGCAGCGGCACAACAATTGAACCGTGCCGGACATACAGTAACCGTTTTTGAAAGGGATGAAAAAATCGGTGGATTACTCCGCTACGGAATTCCAGATTTTAAGATGGAAAAACGCGTTATTGACCGGCGGTTAAAGGTTATGGAAAAAGAAGGGGTACAGTTTAAGACCCGAAAACATGTTGGGGTAGATATCAAGGCAGACGAGCTGAAATCGCAGTTCGATGCGGTACTGCTCTGCGGGGGTGCCACCGTACGAAGAGAACTACCCATATCTGGTGCAGACTTAAAGGGAGTTGTACAAGCGATGGACTTTCTGCCCCAAAACAACCGAAGGGTCGATAATATAAAAGATTTAGGGGAAGAAATTTTGGCCACGGATAAAAATGTGATTGTGATTGGCGGCGGCGATACGGGCTCAGACTGTATCGGAACTTCCATACGCCAAGGTGCAAAGTCAGTCATCAATTTTGAGATTATGCCCCAAGCACCCACCAAACGGCCAGAAAACCAACCATGGCCCTTTTGGCCCATGCGGTTGCGCACCAGTTCATCGCATAAAGAAGGTGCCGAACGTATATTCAGTATTTCAACCAAAAAATTTGTTGGTGATGATGATGGAAATTTAAGGGGATTGGTTACGACCGAGGTTGAATGGATAACAAAACCCGGCGAAAGACCCATATTAAAAGAGGTGCCGGGCACCGAAAAAGAATGGAAGTGTGAATTGGCCCTCTTGGCACTGGGCTTTACAGGCTCTGAAACAACCATAGCCGATCAATTGGGGCTGAAAATGGATGCCAGAACCAATATAGAGGCGTCAACGAAAGACTTCAAAACCAATGTGGATGGTGTTTTTGTAGCGGGTGACCAACGAAAAGGCCAGTCATTGATCGTATGGGCCATTGCGGAAGGTCGTGAGGCCGCGCATCATGTAGATGCGTACCTGATGGGCACATCGAAGCTACCTTTAAAAGGGGACGGCGATTTGCCCAGACTCTAA